The following DNA comes from Hyphomicrobiales bacterium.
TCCATCAATGCCAAAATATGATCTGATCACGACGACATCATAAACCATAGTATAGTGGCACGGTGATGGTGAAGACTATCCAGAGAAGTACGACCAAAGGGATGCCGGCAATGAGAAAATCGGCAAACCGATAGTTACCGGGACCCATGACCAAAAGGTTCGTCTGATAGCCGATCGGCGTCGCAAACGAACAATTGGCCGCCAGAATGACCGCCACCACGAAGGGCTCCGCCGGCAACCCGCCGCGCGCTGCGATACCAAGCGCGATTGGCGTGAAAAGAACCGCGGTTGCATTGTTCGACAAAAGGTTGGTCAGGATTGCGATCAACAGGAAAAACCCGGATATCAGCATCAGCGGAGGCTGACCTTCCATCAGCGCGACGACGCCATCGGCAATCGCACGCGCGCCGCCGGTCGCGTCCAGCGCGGCTGCATTGGCGATCGACGCTCCGACCATCATGTAGATCCGGCTGTCGAGGGCGCGCATCGCCTGGCGCGTGTTGATGCAGCCAGACGCGAGCATCGCGAAAGCGCCGACGATGGCGGCTGAAACGATCGGCACGAGGCCGCTGGCCGCGGCCGCCACGACCGCACCGAAGATAGCGAGTGCCCGAGGCGCGTTCGCCCGGCGCGGGACATCCGCCGTCGACCATTCCATGATCAGGATGTCGTGGCTGTTGCGCAGGGTCTCGATGTCGTCGTGATCGCCGGCCAGAAGCAACACGTCGCCGGCCTCGAGCAGGATATCCGACATCGCCATGCGCGGCATCCGCGAGCGGCGCTGAATGCCGAGCACCACGCAGCAGATCGTTGCCTGCAACCCGGCCTGAACGATGGTCCGCCCGATGAGGCGAGAACCCGGCGCGACGACCGCTTCGGCGAGCATCAGGTCGTCGCCGTCGACGGGGGAACGGGCCTCGGGCCGCATCGCCTGTGAGGCAAACACGCGGTGTTCGGCGAGCGCGTTGCGCAGTTGCTGGCGGGTGGCGGCGACGACAACACGATCACCCTCGGCAAGCGTCGTGCTGGCATAGGGCGGCAGGAACGGCGTTTCACCGCGCAGGATCAGGCGGACGGTCATATCGCCGAGTTCGTCGAACATGCCGGCGACCGGCTTGGCGCCGACCAGCGGATGACCCGGGCCGATTTCGATCTGGGCAATGAACTGCTTGCC
Coding sequences within:
- a CDS encoding SLC13 family permease — protein: MVLTFAVIALTIVLYAWERVPIEVISLGSVASLIVIFALFPATTPSGVALGPGDLLAGFANPALITILCLLVIGQALFHTDALETPGQMIADWGRRHGTIVLYVLLLGTGVLSALLNNTPVVVMALPVLTALAQAQSRSTSQILMPLSFITILGGMTTIIGSSTNLLVADVAAGSGVVTLDFFSFTPIGTTLALAGAGYALFIVPWLMRNRAAVTDTSRPSGKQFIAQIEIGPGHPLVGAKPVAGMFDELGDMTVRLILRGETPFLPPYASTTLAEGDRVVVAATRQQLRNALAEHRVFASQAMRPEARSPVDGDDLMLAEAVVAPGSRLIGRTIVQAGLQATICCVVLGIQRRSRMPRMAMSDILLEAGDVLLLAGDHDDIETLRNSHDILIMEWSTADVPRRANAPRALAIFGAVVAAAASGLVPIVSAAIVGAFAMLASGCINTRQAMRALDSRIYMMVGASIANAAALDATGGARAIADGVVALMEGQPPLMLISGFFLLIAILTNLLSNNATAVLFTPIALGIAARGGLPAEPFVVAVILAANCSFATPIGYQTNLLVMGPGNYRFADFLIAGIPLVVLLWIVFTITVPLYYGL